The genomic stretch ATCTCTCGCGCCACACTTACTAGCCAGCCTCGTTTGCACGCTCGCTCGGGGCGtttggcaaagagagagagagagagggtctCGCCCGCCTCTCCGCGCTGGGGGAAGCGGGGGTGGCGCAGCCCCAGCCCGTGCCCAGCTCTGCCCGCCCttcctcgctcgctcgctttgcAAGCCCGCTTGCCCGCCCCGGCTTTAGCTGCTTCTGCTTTTGCTGCTTCGGCTTGCGTCTGCCTTGCCCGCCGCGGAAGATGCTGACCTCGTGGCTGCGCGCCCGGGCCAAGGCGGAGAGATTGCGATTCTCCGGATGAGTGAGTAGCGCAAAGGAGCCGGCGGCTCTGCGGGCGCGGGGCGTGGGTGGTTCTGCAAAGGAGATTTTTTTGCGGGGGTGGGGGCATGGGGGACGGTTTCTGAGCTTGGCAGTTCGGAAGTCGAAGGCAAGAGCGGGTGCGGGGAAGGGGGTCTCCGTCCGCTGCGGGTGGACTCGAAACTGGAGGCTCTCACCGTTTGCTGGTAGTTCTTGGGGTGGGGGCTTCGTTTCCTTCAACCCCCTCTCCgcctcttggggagggggggtgcagcaAAGTGTCGGCGATGGGGGAGCGGGGCTACAAAGTTAATTTGAGGTCCCGGTGATGaggcttatttttttgggaggggggggattgcATTGAGTTGCTTtaggtcttcctcctcctccagtgcGTCTCTCCTGAACTACCTTGACGGAAACTCGCGGAATTTCAAGCCGGAGACGCTACCAGGGGTGGAGAGGGGTATCTTGAATTCCCCGTTCCCTCCCAAGATTcccaaggaaagaaagagagcaaCTCCCCtgcaacacctcccccccccccaccccaattccttctctcctccacaatttctttttttaaaaccaccaAGCCGCGGATTGAACAGGGAAGGCGGGTCCGTGATGGATAGGCAGAAGCAAGAGAAGTAAATTCTGTAGAATCGACAGCTTGGTGGTCTCCTTTGGAAAGAGCGTTTGGGCTTCTGGATAGGACCCATCCTGTCTCCCCAACGGCGAATTAAAGAGCAGTGGAGGGAGGTTCCCCACCCCAGAGTCATGGGGAGGGGTCTCAAGAGAACCCTCCAAGGGGAGGGAGGCTTATCTCCTGTTCCTTTCCCTCCACCTTTCCTAGTGGAAGATGGGCGAGTCTTCCCCAACAGGACACTTGATGATGTCCCTCAACTCTTTGATGGGTCCCCGTTGGGCATAATTAGGCCAAGTGGAACTGtgggggtgaaagaaagaaaacacatcttTTTGCCTGCACCAAAAGCTATTGGTTAAACTGGAAATGGAGGGTAAGGGGGGCTGGCTGCAGTAAAGccccggggggggaggggtgatGTGCCTGGCTCCTTCCCTACACAAAAAGAGTTTCCATGGCacgagaggaagagagagggcaaGAGCTGCAGAAGTGAAGCGCCAGTTGAGTCCGAAAATTCCCATCCTAATGTGGCCACCCccggagaagagaaaagaggaatggagttttttttgggggggggggggtgatggaGAGAAAAAGGCTGTTGGGTCTGAGCAGATCGaaacctcttcctctctctccccccccaatattttggaggggtggggagggggaaaaggcaGAAGAGGACAACTTttgcattttccccctccctagagggaaaggaagaacccTGAAGAGCAGCCCAAGGAATCAGAGCTCCGGTGGTGAAGGGAGTGAGGGGGTCCAGGTGGGGTACAAAGAGCAGAGGCCCCTTCCTCTTGAGGAGGCCCCAAAAGGCatggaagccggggggggggtgaGGCTGACCCTGGAGGATGGTGTCGCGTTGTTGTTGCTGCATTGCCTCCCGTAGAGTTGGGTGCTGTTTGATTGACGGGCCTCCTTTTTTCTGCCCCCCCCTCAAGGCTTGACTCTTGGCACGGAAGGTGGGCTCCAGGCTCCATAAAGATGCAGAAGGGAGTTTGGCTGCTGAGCGTGTTCACAGTAGCTGGGATCGCGCCGACCACGGAGAGCCGCAAGCCTGCCAAAGACATTTGCAGCAAGAGCCGCTGCCCTTGCGAGGAGAAGGAGAACGTGCTGAATATTAATTGTGAAAACAAGGGATTTACCACCGTCGGCCTCCTCCTGCCTCCCCCGTCCAAGATCTACCAGCTCTTTCTCAACGGGAATGCCTTCGCCCGGCTCTACCCCAACGAGTTCGTCAACTACTCCAATGCCGTGACGCTCCACTTGGGTTACAACGACATGGAAGAGATTCGAACGGGGGCCTTCCTGGGCCTTCGGATTCTTAAGAGGCTGCACCTCAACAACAACAAGCTGGAGATCCTGCGGGAGGACACCTTCCTCGGCTTAGAGAGCCTGGAGTATCTCCAGGCCGACTACAACTACATCGCTGCCATTGAGGCGGGCGCTTTCAGCAAACTCAACAAGCTGAAGGTGCTGATCCTCAATGACAACCTGTTGTTATCCCTCCCTAGCAACGTCTTTCGTTTTGTCCTCCTGACCCACCTGGACCTTAGAGGGAACCGGCTAAAAATGATGCCTTTTGCTGGCGTCTTGGAGCACATCGGAGGGATTATGGAAATCCAGCTGGAGGAGAACCCGTGGAACTGTACCTGTGACCTCCTGCCTCTCAAAGCCTGGCTAGATACCATCACGGTCTTCGTTGGGGAGATTGTGTGCGAGACCCCTTTCCGGTTGCACGGCAAAGATGTCACCCAACTCACCAGGCAGGACCTCTGCCCCCGAAAAGGTGTGGGCGAGGCCAACCCAAGGGAGAAATACCCTCCCCACTCAGACACACACCTCCAGAGGTTTCCCCCAACAGTTAACTCTGCTGTCGGGGCCACCAGGGCTCCCAAAGCCAGCCGCCCACCCAAAACCAGGAACCGTCCAACCCCACGGGTCACCGTGTCTAAAGACCGGCAGATTTTTGGGCCCATCATGGTTTATCAAACGAAATCTCCCGTGCCCTTAACTTGCCCAAATCTTTGCGCTTGCACCTCACAAAGTTCTGACAATGGGTTGAACGTCAACTGCCAGGAGAAAAGGATTGGCAACATCTCTGATCTCCACCCCAAGCCCACCAGCCCAAAGAAACTCTATTTGACAAGCAATTACTTGCAAACGATCTATAAAAGTGATCTCGTGGACTATCCATCCCTGGACTTGTTACATTTGGGAAACAATAGGATCGCTGTGATCCAAGAAGGTGCCTTTTCTAACCTCACCAGTTTACGCCGGCTTTATCTCAACGGTAACTACCTTGAGGTCTTGTATCCTTCCATGTTCGAAGGGCTCCACAGCTTACAGTATCTCTATTTAGAGTATAACGTGATTAAAGAGATCCTGCCACGCACCTTTGATGCGCTGGGCAATCTTCACCTCCTCTTTTTGAACAACAACCTCTTGAGGTCCCTGCCGGACCATGTCTTTGGAGGCACCACCTTGACTAGACTCAACCTGAGAAATAACCATTTCTCGCATCTTCCCGTGCAAGGTGTCCTCGACCAGCTTTCGGCCCTAATTCAGATCGACCTTCAAGAAAACCCTTGGGACTGTACTTGTGACATCATGGGCTTGAGGTACTGGATAGAACAAGTCACCGAGCAAAACAATCAGCAGTCAGGAAGTCCGGTGGTCATCAACGAAGTGGTCTGTGACTCTCCTGCCAAGCACGCTGGAGAACATCTCAAGACCTTGAGCAAAGAGGTCATCTGCCCCGAGAACCCCAATCTCTTAGATTCTTCTCTCTTGTCCCTCAATCTGAACACCGACATGCCATCAGCCTTCAGTATCTTCCCCAGCGCCTTTCCGGAAATGCGGACCGAAGTCCCCCTCTCCGTCTTAATTTTGGGCCTTCTGGTTGTGTTTATTTTGTCGGTCTGCTTCGGGGCTGGGCTCTTTGTCTTTGTTCTCAAGCGCCGCAAGGGGCTGCCAAGCGTGCCCAGCAGTGCCAACAACTTGGACGTCAGTTCCTTCCAACTGCAGTACGGGTGCTACAACAGCGAGGCCCATGAGAAAGCGGAAGGGCACGTCTATAATTACATCCCACCTCCCGTTGGCGATATGTGCCAGAATCCAATCTACATGCAGAAGGAAGGAGACCCCGTCGCTTACTACAGGAACCTCCACGAGTTTAACTACAGTAACCTGGAGCCGAAGAAGGACGACTCTACCAGCTTCGCCTTCACCATCACCGCGGCGGACATGTTGGAGAAGCAGTCCTTTTCCAGAGAGCCCGAACTGCTGTATCAAAACTTGGTGGAGAGGGTGAAGGAGCTGCCCAGCGGAAGCATGGTCCAATATAATTTCTGCACCCTCCCCAAAAGGCAGTTTGCCCCTTCCTACGAGTCCAGGCGACAAAACCAAGACAGGCTCAACAAAACGGTTTTGTATGGGACTCCGAGGAAGTATTTTACGGAACTCTCCAAACCCGATCTCCCTTTGCTGCACGGAAAGTTGCAGGCCGAACCGGATTACCTCGAAGTGTTGGAAAAACAAACTGCCATTAGTCAGTtgtgaaatggggagggggggaaaagacctgggggaggggagggttgcATCGGATGGGTGGGGAAAGTCTTTGAAAAAGAGCAAGACCTGAACTGAAGATTTCCAATGAAATTGGTCCCAGAATAAGAATAATattttggggtggtttttttcccctcatccaTCATCATCCATGAAGACATTTTCAGACCAGGCCAGGTTTTTTGGGATCGGTGTCTTCTACTAAACTCCCTTTAagttattataattattactattgttatgaTTTTgcatatcttcctccttctccccccccctttcggcCTTTTTAAAGAGCTGAATGAATGTTTCTTCTTGGAACATTTGAATTGGTTTAGGGGAAAAGACGAAGAGATGATATGAAAAGGTTCTCTCGACATCCAGGGCCCCATCCAGAGCATTGAGATGGAAAACATAATGTCTGAAACGGAtgttctgtccttccttccctagATTAGGAagtctctttccctccttccctccctttttttattttattttgtaaataaaaatatcGACAGTTCTCCTTTTTCAATGGTCAAGTACAAGCACTGGGCATCACATTTGTATGTGCGCGTTAAAGTGTCTTTGCACTTTAAATGCAAATCATCACGTCATGATCTGAAGGTAAATGTATTTTATGTTTTACTTAGGGGAAGTGTGTAAACCGGATCTCGGCCCTGCTTTGCTACAAGGGGTGATTGCTTAATCGGCAAACAAATTCCCACGTCAAGAGAGTTTATGTCTGAAGTTTTTTTATGGACCGAACTGTAAAACATGttcttttgttccattttttaTTTCTGGCCTGATTTTACATACATTTCGAAAATGACTTCAGGATTTTGGAGTGGATTTGGGGTATCCAGCTCTctcactttaaaagaaagaaccaTTTTAAAGTTCTAGTAAtagttctttaaaagaaaaaaattaacacaaaatCCACAGGCCTCCTATATTTGTTAAGCTGCAGCTCCTAACACCGTTATAATGTTCAGTGTTTTTTTCAGATCATTCACCTAATGAAGAGAACATTACTTTACttgtaatatattaaaattagatatttttatacatttaaagCCACGAGTTTCCATTTCCAGTGTTTGGgaaatatatatgtttgtgtgtgtgtgtgtgtttgtgtgtgtgtatttgtacacatacatatatgtacatgtgtgtatatatacacatatccaCAAATATATACCAACACACATATGTTATATCTCTctccatgtgtgtgtatgtttgtgtagatatatatgttgtatgtatatatattgaaTGACATGACAGGGagaaaatactattttttaaTTCCAGATGTCATGTTTGTTTATAGAAATCACATCAAACCAGTATGGATTTTCCCATAGGCCTTTCTATAAGGGGAGAGGGGAACAATTGTAAGGGCTTGTATACAACTATACTGTAAAAAATATAAGGGCCTTTTTGGTTTACACATAATCagtctttctcctttcccagttGATTCTAAATTTGGCCCAACAAGCGAAGTCTCAAATTAGTATTTTTGAAGTCTcgctgtttttttctttattgagcTATATTCCTAAAGATGTTCTCTTGGGCAGTAGCCACACATCTGGCATTGTTTTCTCATTGTATTGTTGTTCATAAGTTAGGGTTGTAGAACGTTGGCTCTCAACGTATGGGGTCCCTGGGGGacatgatgtcatcacagggagTCCATGAAGGTTTGAAGAAACATTATGATATAAATCTTGAGTGAAGTCTTAATGTTTCACGGCCGCAAAAGGTATTTAACGGGGTTAGGTAGTGAAGAATAGGTTGAGAATCTCCAGCCTAGAATATTGTCTAAAACTGAACAAACTACATTTTTTTAGTATCCAAATAGCAGGACTTATACCTACGCTAAGCTCTAGTTGCCCATCCCTGCTGGTTCCAGAAGACTTTGCAAGCCTCTCTTGTTCATGAATTAATTTCTAGTTTAGGTGCTCAACCTAGAATCCAAAGCAGTTTGACACTGGTAAAATGGCGATATTCGTGGATCTTGTTCATCCAAGTTTTCACTTGTTGTGAAAAACTCAGGGTGTTCTGAGTTCCGTCATGGACATTTGAGATTCATTTAAGCAGGGATGCAAACTCCTTCAAGTAACCCAATCAGTAAGCCAATAAATTAAGTAAGTAAATAATTGCCCACAGAGAATAAGATGTAGTTTTGCCAACCATCTCTCTACCGTTGCGGTTATTCTACTGTTTGACCTCTTTCTAAACTTCCATGAGAATGGATCACTAATGGTAACATACTGACACCATTGGAAGAAGGATCGGCCAATCAGATGCTTGCTTTTTAGCTCCACCTAAAACCATGGCATCAAAGAGAAAGGACAGTGGTGGTAAGGACACATTAGTAAACATGCCCCGGGTTCTCCTTTCTCCAAAGCTATCTGATGCTCTTCAAGACACGTTGAGCTacaatgatttcttccagcaatggGGACTATCAATTGAAGAGGGTAGAAGTTCCATCTCAAGACATCTAGCCAAGTTGAAGGCAGCTATTCCGTCACAATTCTGGTCAAAGCATGAATCCAAGCTAGAAGAGGAACCAAAAGACATGAACAGGAGGAAAACTTTCGGTGCTTgacattatttaaataaattgattttCAACAGTGGTTTTTGATATTTTCCTCTAATTGGTTAAGGTGCCCCCCCTTCTCCAATAACATAATTTCACTTCCTGGATTAGTGCgcccttaaaaaaataaatcagcaaaATGATTGCTTAGAATATTTGTAGGGCATCTCTTTATGTAACCATTTAATTTCATCCAGATTGTTTTTGAAAAACCCTCCCTCTGAGAACTGtccatcatttttcttcttcagaacATCTTAGTTTTGTTCTGTGAGTGTGTAGGCTTTGGTGTGTCTTCCCACTTGCTGGTCTTAAGGAGGATTTTGTTTCCCTTTGAATACACCACAAGTTTTAATTGCATGAACGCCTAATAAATCTTGATGGgcgttaaaaaatattttcttttcccgTCTCCTTAGGTGCAAACACAACTAAAGGAAAGTGctttctcttttccattttttcctccttcccagcAAATTGCTCTTATTTATAACAAAACCAGTTTTGTTTTTGGCTATTGTAAATCCTTATGCAACTGGGGTGATGTTCAGCATACAAAGTAGGGCAGGCTTTTCACTTCCTTATTAAAGCAATTGATGGTTGCTGAAAGGAAAGCAGTGTTTCCTTTTCATAAATAGATTAGTGGAGAAAATAATCCTTTTATTATGATGCCGATAGAGAACCGGACTCTTGTCTGATGGGATCGACACAGCTTTTTTACAGTTCCTCATGTGATCTAATGATAGGAAGAAATCTTAACTCCAAGAAATTGTGTATTTCTCGcgctctctgtgtgtatatgtgtgtgtgtgtacatgcacacacacacaaacatctatCTGTATCAACAGTAATTAATTCTGTGCCATGATTCTTAAAGGAAAAGGACTATTTAAATGTCTACAGTAAATAGATCATTGGAAGATGACCATATATTTATAAAGGAACATTATCTGCCACGTGaactgaaaggttttttttaaaaaaataaaagttcttaATTTACTGTGCCAGGATAGATATAGCaatgataaagatagatagatagatagatagatagatagatagatagatagatagatagatagatagatagatagatagacagacagaatctATCTCTATATGATCTATTattttttatctatctattatttattatctatattATCAACATCTATTTATAGTGATTAATCAATCATCTATTTAttctctatctatttctatatatAATCTGCATATCTGtctatattatctatcatctctataattctctctttctctttctctctctctctctccctctctctccctccctccctctctctcctccctcccccaccctctctctctctccagcccaACAGAAAATAAACTTTGGACACAAAATCTAGGACTTTTTTGAAGGATACTAAATGGCCTTCTCTTGTCTGAATGTGGCATCTAATCAATGTTTTCTTACATACTCATTTT from Thamnophis elegans isolate rThaEle1 chromosome 12, rThaEle1.pri, whole genome shotgun sequence encodes the following:
- the SLITRK2 gene encoding SLIT and NTRK-like protein 2, whose amino-acid sequence is MQKGVWLLSVFTVAGIAPTTESRKPAKDICSKSRCPCEEKENVLNINCENKGFTTVGLLLPPPSKIYQLFLNGNAFARLYPNEFVNYSNAVTLHLGYNDMEEIRTGAFLGLRILKRLHLNNNKLEILREDTFLGLESLEYLQADYNYIAAIEAGAFSKLNKLKVLILNDNLLLSLPSNVFRFVLLTHLDLRGNRLKMMPFAGVLEHIGGIMEIQLEENPWNCTCDLLPLKAWLDTITVFVGEIVCETPFRLHGKDVTQLTRQDLCPRKGVGEANPREKYPPHSDTHLQRFPPTVNSAVGATRAPKASRPPKTRNRPTPRVTVSKDRQIFGPIMVYQTKSPVPLTCPNLCACTSQSSDNGLNVNCQEKRIGNISDLHPKPTSPKKLYLTSNYLQTIYKSDLVDYPSLDLLHLGNNRIAVIQEGAFSNLTSLRRLYLNGNYLEVLYPSMFEGLHSLQYLYLEYNVIKEILPRTFDALGNLHLLFLNNNLLRSLPDHVFGGTTLTRLNLRNNHFSHLPVQGVLDQLSALIQIDLQENPWDCTCDIMGLRYWIEQVTEQNNQQSGSPVVINEVVCDSPAKHAGEHLKTLSKEVICPENPNLLDSSLLSLNLNTDMPSAFSIFPSAFPEMRTEVPLSVLILGLLVVFILSVCFGAGLFVFVLKRRKGLPSVPSSANNLDVSSFQLQYGCYNSEAHEKAEGHVYNYIPPPVGDMCQNPIYMQKEGDPVAYYRNLHEFNYSNLEPKKDDSTSFAFTITAADMLEKQSFSREPELLYQNLVERVKELPSGSMVQYNFCTLPKRQFAPSYESRRQNQDRLNKTVLYGTPRKYFTELSKPDLPLLHGKLQAEPDYLEVLEKQTAISQL